The following are encoded together in the Lolium rigidum isolate FL_2022 unplaced genomic scaffold, APGP_CSIRO_Lrig_0.1 contig_55932_1, whole genome shotgun sequence genome:
- the LOC124681775 gene encoding uncharacterized protein LOC124681775, which produces MEVAMSAVTGELVSRLISFLMNKYHSSSHAQSEEKKMVERLQSLLMRVSTVIEEADRQYITNTGMMMQLKMFSEAMYRGYRVLDILMYQTLQHIGFDEVSNDSPSSLYLAIPLKRSRKTTCKHDEKAMHLGALESLEIVVANMAEFVVLLCGCERMSRRPYDIYLYTDNFMFSRHAEKQWLLSFLLQHNDPPGDCAPAVLPIIGGAAVGKKTLVAHACGDERVRTRFPSVLHLNGDNFMRVDQGRTMLGMMLIIIEFSSDITDDDWKRFHSFSMRMSRGSKIIIVGRLTRLARFGSVKPIFLSALSYDELRYLFKTLAFGSIDPAEHPRLLQIVDEFTEVLHNTQGSLVSANTFAYVLRRNLNVQFWRCILNMRIKMVNRNLAKYGVDPTLLIDQGHPVDITDYVLHPLSMTRYKTNVSINKETPIVKFGELVADPSIRPKQDFILVSWESRMPPHNSFSCFVTSHTEDSHDSSALPGRKRRGVLI; this is translated from the coding sequence TCTCCTTCCTGATGAACAAGTACCACTCCTCCAGCCATGCACAATCAGAGGAGAAGAAGATGGTGGAGAGGTTGCAGAGCCTCCTAATGAGAGTCAGCACCGTCATTGAGGAGGCAGACAGGCAATACATAACCAACACTGGGATGATGATGCAGCTCAAGATGTTCTCAGAGGCTATGTACAGAGGATACCGCGTGCTGGACATCTTGATGTACCAAACCCTCCAACATATTGGCTTCGACGAGGTTAGCAACGACTCCCCTAGCAGCTTGTATTTAGCCATTCCCCTCAAGCGCTCTCGGAAAACAACATGCAAGCATGATGAGAAGGCGATGCACCTCGGCGCCTTAGAAAGCTTAGAAATTGTTGTGGCTAACATGGCAGAGTTTGTTGTGCTACTGTGTGGATGCGAGCGCATGTCTCGTAGGCCTTATGACATATATCTCTACACCGACAACTTCATGTTCAGCCGACACGCTGAGAAGCAATGGCTCTTGAGCTTCTTGTTGCAGCACAACGACCCTCCCGGTGATTGTGCACCGGCTGTCCTTCCGATAATTGGTGGCGCTGCAGTTGGGAAGAAGACTTTGGTTGCTCATGCGTGTGGCGACGAAAGGGTTCGCACACGCTTTCCCTCTGTTTTGCACTTGAATGGAGACAACTTTATGAGGGTTGACCAGGGAAGGACCATGTTAGGGATGATGTTGATAATTATTGAGTTTTCTTCTGATATAACTGATGATGATTGGAAAAGGTTTCACTCATTTTCCATGAGGATGAGCAGAGGAAGCAAGATCATAATCGTAGGTAGACTTACAAGATTAGCCCGATTTGGGTCAGTGAAACCAATTTTCCTAAGTGCTCTATCTTACGATGAGCTGAGGTACCTTTTCAAGACATTGGCATTCGGAAGCATAGATCCGGCGGAACATCCACGGCTACTACAAATAGTTGATGAATTTACGGAGGTGTTGCACAATACGCAAGGTTCACTCGTCTCAGCAAATACGTTCGCGTATGTGTTGAGAAGAAACCTTAATGTTCAGTTTTGGCGTTGCATATTGAACATGAGAATAAAAATGGTTAACAGAAACCTCGCCAAATATGGTGTGGACCCAACCCTTCTTATAGATCAAGGCCATCCAGTGGACATAACGGACTATGTTTTGCATCCACTAAGCATGACACGCTATAAAACTAATGTTTCAATCAACAAGGAAACGCCAATTGTGAAATTTGGGGAACTTGTAGCAGATCCTAGCATTAGACCAAAACAAGACTTCATTCTAGTTTCATGGGAATCAAGGATGCCTCCCCAcaattcattttcttgttttgtcACAAGTCACACTGAGGATAGCCATGACAGCAGTGCCTTGCCAGGGAGGAAGCGACGAGGAGTGTTAATCTAA